In Triticum aestivum cultivar Chinese Spring chromosome 5B, IWGSC CS RefSeq v2.1, whole genome shotgun sequence, the following proteins share a genomic window:
- the LOC123111432 gene encoding uncharacterized protein: MDSPTHIPAAAGSDSPPRPETCDKENIYQDRDIVSDCPMLHREGTVSTKRKKKPGGFNLRKSIAWNPAFFTEEGVLDNMELSVLSGSQMKANRSPGSGVGGIASPLCMFGRSGSSSVLKEVAENSHGKLLVKYRSAENKGRKLFSPAKTSECHEQRVLPGNQDKQSARSIQNSIPRSPAGYAQKKVPNSNATAQMTRTPKKSSQPSIPMVPRSTSSTANISKSNRNLPPVKVEHSSRVEALQLKSKIKPTPLTKSSGSTTEKDMVPLVTATHEEGSSSRNCSSFSTHSQNNPSSFVGVPASTFAKPSALRMPSPSIGFFSQGKALVSHDDAAQGNTSSLVRPPRYKQPEHLKSRLYQAFVLNGDTAQANAKICFTRNTSSLVKPPRYKQPEDLQSRHSLTPQLPTNCPAASKPLVHPVTNQSTLDTLVSSLPVLEHATVCSGKESLSKGAITCSAYSRNANNQPTRKVDCSSAGSGDTTPSSSSEKNGASRNGVLNAYSVASHVEEMGIINRTGPNKDSHSLRAICSSTTEHGEDSCSHEATGSSMNPIAVIRLSSSCISSQVCTLNDLNCQTKSDSSACLAIDLKNSLAGEKMVAVSLSEDNSCTPGPDFLREFDSRNQQNTECSTLRKSVESTTSADQVPQFGNPLDTEPASSDSTTDLHGSLCNEAELNSAEEPNTDGGAEFDSDSPPIGHELQLLIECDHDHDYRSTESSPIQVAAHMPCADFSDSKEVCKTETHDSLAVERRPALLDKPNTEDDMDLDSDSPLVGKEELIIGCESDHDYRSTECSPMEPAVPVPCIDLSDLEVTLDCKTETHDSLAVERRSSLLEEPNAEDDMDLDTNELSALDHASPIGKNKAAHKSGTNTILKDHLKQLVPFSEEWLAAMEACGEEVLEQKSGAVQNSPMDKSTPEPSPWSPVKRKAQDVGPFDCTKYSKSVRTSDTP, encoded by the exons ATGGACTCTCCGACGcacatccccgccgccgccggatccg ATTCTCCTCCACGCCCTGAAACTTGTGACAAAGAGAATATCTATCAAGACCGCGACATTGTCTCCGATTGCCCGATGCTGCACAGGGAGGGGACCGTCTCTACAAAGAGGAAAAAGAAGCCTGGGGGGTTCAACCTCAGGAAGAGCATAGCATGGAACCCTGCTTTCTTCACCGAAGAAG GTGTTTTAGATAACATGGAGCTTTCTGTGCTCAGTGGCTCACAAATGAAGGCAAACAGGAGCCCTGGCTCAGGGGTTGGTGGTATCGCATCCCCATTGTGTATGTTTGGGAGATCTGGCAGTTCATCCGTACTGAAGGAAGTTGCAGAGAATTCTCATGGAAAGTTGCTTGTGAAGTATCGAAGCGCCGAGAACAAGGGAAGGAAATTGTTTTCTCCTGCAAAAACTTCCGAGTGTCATGAACAGAGAGTACTTCCG GGAAATCAGGATAAGCAATCAGCACGAAGCATTCAAAATTCAATACCACGGTCACCAGCAGGATATGC ACAGAAGAAGGTGCCCAACTCGAATGCTACAGCTCAAATGACACGAACACCAAAAAAGTCATCTCAACCTTCTATTCCTATGGTCCCTAGAAGTACCTCATCCACGGCAAATATTTCCAAATCAAACAGAAATCTACCTCCAG TTAAGGTCGAGCACTCAAGTAGAGTGGAGGCACTCCAGCTTAAGTCGAAGATTAAGCCTACACCTTTGACTAAATCCTCTGGATCTACCACAGAGAAGGATATG GTGCCTCTTGTTACAGCTACCCATGAAGAAGGGAGTAGTTCTAGAAACTGTTCAAGTTTTTCAACACATTCACAAAATAATCCCTCCAGTTTTGTTGGTGTCCCTGCATCAACTTTTGCTAAGCCATCAGCACTTCGCATGCCTTCACCCTCAATTGGTTTTTTCTCTCAG ggAAAAGCTCTTGTGTCACATGACGATGCTGCTCAAGGAAATACATCATCACTTGTAAGGCCTCCTAGATATAAGCAGCCTGAGCACCTAAAAAGCAGACTCTATCAGGCTTTTGTGCTGAATGGTGATACTGCTCAAGCAAATGCAAAGATCTGCTTTACTAGGAATACTTCATCACTTGTAAAGCCTCCTAGATATAAGCAGCCTGAGGATTTACAAAGCAGACACAGTCTAACACCGCAGCTGCCAACCAATTGCCCTGCGGCTTCAAAGCCTCTTGTGCATCCTGTAACTAATCAGAGCACTCTCGACACTTTGGTCTCTTCATTACCTGTTCTAGAGCATGCTACTGTGTGTTCTGGGAAAGAATCCTTGTCAAAAGGTGCAATAACATGCTCAGCATATTCAAGAAATGCAAATAATCAACCAACACGGAAGGTTGATTGCTCGTCTGCGGGAAGTGGAGATACTACACCGTCATCAAGTTCAGAAAAGAATGGCGCTTCCAGAAATGGCGTGCTAAATGCATATAGCGTTGCATCACATGTAGAAGAAATGGGCATTATCAACAGAACTGGACCTAATAAGGATTCCCACTCTCTTAGAGCTATTTGCTCCTCAACCACTGAGCATGGTGAGGATTCCTGTTCTCACGAAGCCACTGGCTCCTCAATGAACCCTATTGCTGTGATTAGATTGTCATCTTCTTGCATTTCTTCTCAAGTGTGCACCCTTAATGATCTCAATTGTCAAACCAAGTCAGACAGTAGTGCTTGTTTAGCAATTGACTTGAAAAATTCTCTTGCTGGAGAGAAAATGGTCGCAGTTTCTTTGTCAGAAGACAACAGTTGCACTCCAGGTCCTGACTTCTTGCGAGAGTTTGATTCCCGCAATCAACAGAACACTGAATGTTCCACTCTAAGGAAATCAGTAGAGTCTACAACATCTGCAGATCAGGTGCCACAATTTGGTAATCCACTTGATACAGAACCAGCTTCATCTGACAGCACAACAGATTTGCATGGTTCTTTGTGTAATGAAGCGGAACTTAATTCAGCAGAAGAACCAAATACTGATGGTGGAGCGGAGTTTGACTCAGATAGTCCACCAATTGGCCATGAACTTCAGCTGTTAATAGAGTGTGACCATGACCATGATTATAGGAGTACAGAATCTTCCCCTATACAGGTAGCAGCACATATGCCTTGTGCTGATTTTAGTGATTCGAAAGAAGTCTGCAAGACAGAAACACATGATTCATTGGCAGTGGAAAGACGGCCTGCTTTGTTGGACAAACCCAATACCGAAGATGATATGGATCTTGACTCAGATAGTCCACTGGTTGGCAAGGAAGAGCTGATAATAGGGTGTGAGAGTGACCATGATTATAGAAGTACAGAATGTTCCCCTATGGAACCAGCAGTACCTGTGCCTTGTATTGATCTTAGCGATTTAGAAGTCACACTTGACTGTAAGACAGAAACACATGATTCTTTGGCAGTGGAAAGACGGTCTTCTTTATTGGAAGAACCAAATGCTGAAGACGATATGGATCTTGATACGAATGAGTTGTCAGCTCTAGATCATGCATCACCTATAGG AAAGAACAAGGCAGCGCACAAGTCAGGCACAAATACCATCCTTAAAGATCATCTAAAACAACTGGTACCATTTTCGGAAGAATGGCTTGCTGCCATGGAGGCTTGTGGGGAG GAAGTTCTGGAACAGAAGAGTGGAGCTGTGCAAAATTCTCCTATGGACAAATCTACCCCAGAACCTAGTCCGTGGTCACCG GTTAAACGCAAAGCTCAAGATGTTGGTCCATTTGACTGTACCAAGTACTCCAAAAGCGTTCGAACATCTGATACGCCTTAA